One genomic window of Maribacter aquivivus includes the following:
- a CDS encoding nucleoside recognition domain-containing protein has protein sequence MFNNQEIKSDDIISLTNTLRWELGIDFHDKIIESIYADASKIAKQSIQIEDAKNSTILDQKIDNIITSKWFGFPIMFLLLAIVFWITVAGANIPSSWLAAILLDTIHPFLKNIASQIGMPWWLDGVLIDGAYMAFAWVVSVMLPPMAIFFPLFTLLEDLGYLPRVAFNMDSLFRKAGAHGKQALTMSMGFGCNAAGVVATRVIDSPRERLIAIITNNFSLCNGRWPTQILIATIFIGGLVPSHWAGLVSAGAVVSIAVLGIVFSLLVSWGLSKSILRGQASTFSLELPPYRPPRILQTLYTSLIDRTILVLWRAIAFTIPAGIIIWLVANIYTGELSLAEYFIDWANPFAFYFGLNGVILLAYIIAIPANEIVIPTILMLTVVNSGLIDIGEGAGVMFELDSVADTKRILTAGGWTLLTAVNLMLFSLLHNPCSTTLYTIYKETKSIKWTIISALLPLTLGFIVCFFVTQLWLLFSS, from the coding sequence ATGTTCAATAATCAAGAAATAAAAAGCGATGATATTATCTCATTGACCAACACGTTACGTTGGGAGTTGGGAATAGATTTTCATGATAAAATTATAGAGTCAATTTACGCAGATGCCTCTAAAATTGCCAAGCAAAGTATACAAATAGAAGATGCTAAGAACAGTACAATTTTAGATCAAAAAATAGATAACATAATAACCAGCAAATGGTTTGGTTTTCCTATAATGTTTTTGCTATTGGCAATCGTTTTTTGGATAACTGTAGCTGGCGCAAATATTCCATCTTCATGGTTAGCTGCCATATTATTGGATACTATTCATCCGTTTTTAAAGAATATTGCATCGCAAATAGGAATGCCTTGGTGGTTAGATGGTGTTTTAATCGACGGGGCTTATATGGCATTTGCCTGGGTTGTTTCGGTAATGCTACCACCAATGGCTATCTTTTTTCCTTTATTCACATTATTGGAAGATCTAGGATACCTGCCCAGAGTAGCCTTTAACATGGATAGCCTTTTTAGAAAAGCTGGCGCACATGGCAAACAAGCCTTGACAATGAGCATGGGATTTGGCTGTAATGCTGCCGGTGTGGTCGCAACTAGGGTTATTGATAGTCCTAGAGAAAGATTAATAGCCATTATTACCAATAACTTTTCGCTATGTAATGGTAGGTGGCCAACGCAAATATTAATAGCAACTATATTTATCGGTGGTTTGGTTCCATCTCATTGGGCAGGATTGGTATCTGCAGGAGCAGTAGTTAGTATTGCTGTATTAGGTATTGTTTTCAGTCTTTTAGTATCATGGGGTTTAAGCAAATCTATTTTAAGGGGCCAGGCATCCACTTTCAGCTTAGAATTACCACCATATAGACCTCCTCGAATTTTACAAACATTATATACGTCATTAATAGATAGAACAATTCTTGTTCTTTGGCGTGCTATTGCTTTTACCATTCCGGCAGGCATTATTATTTGGCTGGTAGCTAACATATATACCGGTGAATTAAGCTTAGCTGAATATTTTATTGATTGGGCAAATCCCTTTGCTTTTTACTTTGGTCTTAACGGGGTAATATTACTTGCTTACATAATTGCCATACCTGCAAATGAAATTGTAATTCCTACCATACTTATGCTCACCGTAGTAAATTCAGGTTTAATTGATATTGGCGAAGGTGCCGGTGTTATGTTTGAACTTGATTCTGTTGCAGATACCAAAAGAATATTAACCGCTGGCGGCTGGACACTTTTAACAGCCGTTAATTTAATGCTGTTCAGCCTTCTTCACAACCCCTGTTCAACTACACTCTACACAATTTACAAAGAAACCAAAAGTATAAAATGGACCATTATTTCGGCATTATTACCGCTGACCCTAGGTTTTATAGTTTGCTTTTTTGTAACTCAACTTTGGTTACTTTTTAGCAGTTAG
- a CDS encoding FeoB small GTPase domain-containing protein, translating into MSKQRGCENCQAYRKEQLIRLGIGIDQYDYVIALAGNPNTGKSTVFNNLTGLRQHTGNWPGKTVTRAEGGYSYAGKQYKLVDLPGTYSLLSTSKEEEVARDFILFGQPDVTVIVADATRLERNLNLVLQILEITDKAVLCLNLMDEAERNHIKINDRALSKALGIPVVTAVARQKKGMDVLINTIENVATGKYVCKPHRIKSFSPKLDHAVALLVEKLSRKFKNIPNLNWVALRLLEGDQRIIEAVRTEELGQLSENLKSV; encoded by the coding sequence ATGAGCAAACAGCGAGGTTGCGAGAATTGTCAAGCGTATCGTAAAGAACAATTAATTAGACTTGGCATTGGAATAGATCAATACGACTATGTCATTGCCCTTGCGGGTAATCCAAATACCGGTAAGAGTACGGTATTCAATAATCTAACAGGGCTACGCCAACATACCGGCAATTGGCCGGGAAAAACCGTTACCAGAGCTGAAGGTGGATATTCATATGCAGGCAAGCAGTATAAACTGGTAGATCTACCTGGCACATATTCCTTACTCTCAACAAGTAAAGAGGAAGAAGTTGCACGTGATTTTATTTTATTTGGCCAACCTGATGTCACTGTAATAGTAGCCGATGCAACCCGTTTAGAACGCAACCTTAACTTAGTACTTCAAATACTTGAGATTACAGATAAAGCAGTACTATGTCTTAATTTAATGGACGAGGCCGAACGCAACCATATTAAAATAAACGACAGGGCATTATCAAAAGCATTGGGTATACCTGTTGTTACAGCGGTGGCCCGTCAAAAAAAAGGGATGGATGTACTCATAAATACTATTGAGAACGTAGCTACAGGAAAATATGTTTGCAAGCCACATCGTATTAAGAGCTTTTCTCCCAAACTAGATCATGCAGTTGCTCTTTTAGTAGAAAAACTTTCAAGAAAGTTTAAAAACATACCCAACTTAAATTGGGTCGCATTAAGGCTTTTAGAAGGAGATCAACGCATTATTGAAGCAGTAAGGACAGAAGAATTAGGACAATTAAGTGAAAATCTAAAATCAGTATAA
- a CDS encoding metal-dependent transcriptional regulator, whose translation MVLLLKPITALLIGTIFLMLLAWLLWPRKGLISLWSKRSQNMKRKLQEDALKFIFDCEYKHKSCGLHSISGNMNLSTNKAAKIITQLQSIGLIVMKEDQIRLTDAGRSDALKIIRIHRLWEKYLADETAIGNVEWHHGADSKEHLMSLKEVDILAANMGNPVFDPHGDPIPTNKGELPTYQVQSSLSSLKEGDIARITHIEDEPSIIYAQLVALDLYPGMEVYIMDVTDEKIQFAANGKECILNVLFASNITVEKLSKIEPTQKKYQTLSSLNVGDKAQVIGISPKCRGQERIRLMDLGIVPGTEISAVLKSAFGDPTAYKIMGATIAIRKKQADNIYIKSRQNKNEQTARLRELSSVS comes from the coding sequence ATGGTACTTTTGTTAAAGCCTATTACTGCACTATTAATTGGAACTATATTTCTGATGCTATTGGCATGGCTACTTTGGCCTAGAAAAGGGCTTATTTCATTATGGTCAAAAAGATCACAGAACATGAAACGGAAGCTACAAGAAGATGCACTAAAATTTATTTTTGATTGTGAGTACAAACATAAAAGTTGTGGTTTACATTCAATTTCGGGCAATATGAACCTATCTACAAATAAAGCTGCCAAGATTATAACACAGTTACAATCTATAGGTCTAATTGTAATGAAAGAAGACCAAATTAGGCTAACTGACGCTGGTAGATCAGATGCGCTTAAAATAATAAGAATACACCGTTTATGGGAAAAGTACCTGGCTGATGAAACTGCAATTGGTAATGTAGAATGGCATCATGGGGCAGATTCAAAAGAACACCTTATGTCATTAAAAGAAGTTGATATTTTAGCCGCAAATATGGGTAACCCCGTTTTTGATCCACATGGCGACCCAATACCTACAAATAAAGGAGAATTACCTACATACCAAGTGCAATCTTCTTTAAGTTCATTGAAAGAGGGAGATATAGCCAGAATTACCCATATAGAAGACGAACCGTCTATCATATATGCCCAACTAGTCGCTTTAGACCTTTACCCGGGCATGGAAGTTTATATTATGGATGTTACAGATGAAAAGATTCAATTTGCGGCAAACGGAAAAGAGTGTATTCTCAATGTTCTTTTTGCGTCAAACATTACCGTAGAAAAGCTATCTAAAATTGAGCCTACACAAAAAAAATATCAAACACTTTCTTCTTTAAATGTGGGAGACAAAGCCCAGGTTATTGGAATTTCACCTAAATGTCGTGGTCAAGAGCGTATACGTTTAATGGATCTTGGCATTGTACCAGGCACAGAAATTTCTGCAGTATTAAAGAGCGCTTTTGGCGATCCTACGGCATACAAAATAATGGGTGCTACCATTGCTATCAGAAAAAAGCAAGCAGATAACATTTATATAAAATCAAGGCAAAATAAAAATGAGCAAACAGCGAGGTTGCGAGAATTGTCAAGCGTATCGTAA
- a CDS encoding universal stress protein: MKTIVYATDYSKNSVEALKYAYYLNTKLGTRLIIMHVFDYPTVLGTKALSEPFPNLEKDNFKMHRGKLEEFCTEHLGNDWNESNIHLEIKENKSVIKGIFSSAAEWHADLILIGMKGGSGIREIIVGSTTKQLIEKAPCPVLAIPTKVGYRQIKTIVYATDFEEEDIRTIKQLVEIAEPLQAKIHITHISTQDEYKGDMQMEWFKDALKEKVSYKNMIFKLVLSDDIFNALRIYLGDVGADMVVMLEREKKGFTKKWFHKDIVKKMESYGKIPLLSFNEFNHQTLYY, from the coding sequence TTGAAAACAATAGTATACGCTACAGATTATTCAAAGAATTCTGTTGAAGCATTGAAATATGCCTACTACTTAAATACCAAATTAGGTACTCGCTTAATCATAATGCATGTATTCGATTATCCTACAGTCTTAGGCACCAAAGCACTTTCAGAACCTTTTCCCAATTTAGAAAAGGACAATTTTAAAATGCATCGTGGCAAATTAGAGGAATTTTGTACCGAACACTTGGGCAATGATTGGAACGAGTCTAATATTCATTTAGAGATAAAAGAAAATAAATCTGTAATAAAAGGTATTTTTTCAAGTGCAGCTGAATGGCATGCAGATTTAATTTTAATTGGTATGAAAGGTGGTAGTGGTATTCGTGAAATAATAGTAGGAAGCACTACCAAACAACTTATTGAAAAAGCACCTTGTCCAGTATTGGCAATACCTACTAAGGTTGGTTATAGACAGATTAAAACAATTGTTTATGCTACAGATTTTGAAGAAGAAGATATTCGTACCATAAAGCAACTTGTTGAAATAGCAGAGCCGTTGCAAGCAAAAATTCACATTACACATATTTCTACTCAAGATGAATACAAAGGTGATATGCAGATGGAGTGGTTCAAAGATGCACTTAAAGAAAAAGTCAGCTACAAGAATATGATTTTTAAACTGGTACTATCAGATGATATCTTTAATGCACTTCGCATTTATTTAGGTGATGTTGGTGCAGATATGGTAGTCATGCTTGAAAGGGAAAAGAAAGGTTTTACAAAAAAATGGTTTCATAAAGACATTGTTAAAAAGATGGAATCATATGGTAAAATTCCCTTATTAAGTTTTAATGAATTTAATCATCAAACTCTCTATTATTAA
- a CDS encoding BRO-N domain-containing protein, whose product MLETILPQDGLNYFQQLASVEIDNQIWFVADDVTKMLALNDPVKVLEILDEDERNLAEIYRDGKLKSMNLISESGLYALILRSDTDNAHKFRKWITNHILPLLRVQGYYTTKRLEIPNFVIRFNDNWNRVDKGYFSVLSELFIRLYGRFEHEGYTLPSRALNGKEMRPDISVANYFDEYLKEKHPEKRANYKIYKHRLPNGREIEARQYPNYLLPVFIEFIDAVWLPNYAYNYFKSRDIKALAYLPKLILK is encoded by the coding sequence ATGTTAGAAACTATATTACCGCAAGATGGGCTAAATTACTTTCAACAACTGGCTTCTGTAGAGATTGATAATCAAATTTGGTTTGTAGCCGATGATGTCACTAAAATGTTGGCATTGAACGACCCAGTAAAAGTGTTGGAAATTTTAGATGAAGATGAACGAAATTTAGCTGAAATTTATAGGGATGGTAAGTTGAAATCAATGAACTTAATTTCTGAAAGTGGATTATATGCATTGATTTTACGAAGCGATACCGACAATGCCCATAAATTTCGAAAATGGATAACCAACCATATATTACCATTACTTAGAGTTCAGGGATATTATACCACAAAACGTCTAGAAATACCAAACTTTGTTATTCGTTTTAATGATAATTGGAATAGGGTAGATAAGGGATATTTTTCTGTGTTGAGCGAATTGTTTATTCGTCTATATGGTCGATTTGAACACGAAGGTTATACCTTGCCAAGTAGGGCATTGAACGGTAAAGAAATGCGTCCAGATATTAGTGTAGCCAATTATTTTGACGAATATTTAAAAGAAAAGCATCCCGAAAAAAGAGCCAATTATAAAATTTATAAACATCGACTGCCCAATGGTAGGGAAATAGAAGCGAGACAATATCCAAATTACTTGCTTCCTGTTTTTATTGAATTTATTGATGCTGTATGGCTTCCTAATTATGCCTACAACTATTTTAAGAGTAGAGATATTAAGGCTTTGGCATATTTGCCTAAATTAATATTGAAATAG
- a CDS encoding GIN domain-containing protein, translating to MKRTVCFITLLCFFCVVAQDNKTFSTYMTLDDLKTIEIHDNLCVTLYPTYFNGLQMKGNRSLKHIIKWNYQNSTLKVFTVQENMFASSIEIILYVSEPKNIILSEKASIEANNKVISNNLTIYSLGDSTYNLIVDCSDFQLISDIAGTGNLSINAQNVKIDAKGTSAASMKIIADKVIVNQADKSMVSIKGKAKSLSATIENKAKLSAWALLAKDVYLHTLNSEDTEVFAADRFKINGQGSGKIYVTGNPKKIDTIHLNKKTKIFYSSK from the coding sequence ATGAAGAGAACAGTATGTTTTATAACGTTGTTATGTTTCTTTTGCGTAGTAGCTCAAGACAATAAAACTTTTAGCACCTATATGACCTTAGATGACTTAAAAACAATAGAGATACATGATAATCTTTGTGTAACACTATACCCTACTTACTTCAATGGTTTACAGATGAAGGGAAACCGAAGTTTGAAGCACATTATTAAATGGAATTACCAAAATAGCACTCTAAAAGTATTTACCGTACAAGAAAATATGTTTGCCAGCTCTATAGAAATTATATTATACGTTAGTGAACCTAAAAATATAATACTATCAGAAAAGGCTTCTATAGAAGCTAATAACAAAGTAATTTCAAATAATTTAACGATATATTCTTTGGGCGATTCAACCTATAACCTTATTGTAGATTGTTCAGATTTTCAATTAATATCAGACATAGCCGGTACGGGCAATTTATCTATAAATGCCCAAAATGTAAAAATTGATGCAAAAGGTACTTCTGCAGCTTCAATGAAAATTATTGCAGATAAAGTGATTGTTAACCAAGCAGACAAAAGTATGGTTAGCATAAAAGGAAAAGCTAAATCATTAAGTGCTACCATTGAGAATAAAGCAAAATTATCTGCATGGGCACTATTGGCTAAAGACGTGTACCTACACACATTAAATTCTGAAGATACCGAGGTATTTGCAGCTGATCGTTTTAAAATAAATGGTCAAGGCAGTGGTAAAATATACGTTACAGGTAACCCAAAAAAAATTGATACTATACATCTGAACAAAAAAACCAAGATTTTCTATAGTTCGAAATGA
- a CDS encoding quinone oxidoreductase family protein — translation MKAAYLVKYGNAEKAFQIGEANKPHPKPNQVLIKVEAFGLNFADVMARLGLYKAAPRLPAILGYDVVGKIEEIGAMVDHVKLGDRVVALTKFGGYAEFALADIDVVHKIPDSFSAGVAVALATQYSTAYFLSHNMANLQEQDSVLIHAAAGGVGTALVQMALLKKCVVFGTCGSQEKVAYLKSNGVQYPINYRINDFEKVVGNVMENNGLDAVFDPVGGLSVKKDYRLLGAGGRVFSFGVSSMNKTKTIFGKLRVFWQFGLYHPIQFLSGSKGMIGINMLKVAEENPNKIAKVMQEVIRLTETNILKPHIGGEYQVEQLAEAHAFLESRKSMGKIVIKW, via the coding sequence ATGAAGGCAGCGTATCTTGTTAAATATGGAAATGCCGAAAAGGCGTTTCAAATAGGGGAAGCCAATAAACCTCACCCTAAACCAAATCAAGTATTAATAAAAGTTGAGGCCTTCGGTTTAAATTTTGCAGATGTTATGGCGCGTTTGGGACTCTATAAAGCTGCGCCTAGATTACCTGCTATTTTAGGATATGATGTGGTAGGTAAAATAGAAGAAATTGGTGCAATGGTAGACCATGTAAAGCTAGGCGACAGGGTTGTTGCATTGACCAAGTTTGGCGGATACGCAGAATTTGCATTGGCAGACATAGATGTTGTACATAAAATACCTGATTCTTTCTCTGCAGGTGTTGCTGTTGCTCTGGCTACCCAGTATAGTACAGCATATTTTTTAAGTCATAATATGGCCAATTTACAAGAACAAGACAGTGTACTTATACATGCCGCAGCCGGTGGGGTAGGAACGGCACTTGTACAAATGGCATTGCTTAAAAAGTGTGTCGTTTTTGGTACATGTGGTTCTCAAGAAAAAGTAGCTTATCTAAAGAGTAACGGTGTGCAATACCCAATAAATTACCGAATAAATGATTTTGAAAAAGTGGTTGGTAATGTAATGGAGAATAATGGGTTAGATGCAGTTTTTGATCCAGTTGGCGGGTTGTCGGTTAAAAAAGATTATCGGTTGCTTGGGGCTGGTGGCAGGGTATTTTCTTTTGGTGTTTCTAGTATGAATAAGACTAAAACCATATTTGGAAAATTACGTGTGTTTTGGCAATTTGGGTTATATCATCCAATTCAATTTTTGAGTGGTTCTAAGGGAATGATAGGAATTAATATGTTGAAAGTTGCAGAAGAAAACCCAAATAAAATTGCAAAGGTTATGCAAGAGGTCATTCGCTTGACAGAAACAAATATTCTTAAGCCACATATTGGTGGAGAATATCAAGTTGAACAACTTGCAGAGGCTCACGCATTTTTAGAATCTCGAAAATCAATGGGTAAAATTGTTATAAAATGGTAA
- a CDS encoding SDR family NAD(P)-dependent oxidoreductase, with protein sequence MKNNYLKNKVALVSGSSMGIGKAIAWELLQQGAKVILNGRDYEKLIRTKNDFSTNGFKVKSVIADIRDQDKCKFLIEQTISIYGQLDILVNNAGMSSRGSIEHSSDKNFTILSETNFTGAAHLSKYAIPFLKETKGHVIFINSVAGFRGMPFNSAYSASKMAQAALSEALRIELYDFGIHVGIAFVGFTQNDPDKKILDVDGSLVYLPKRNNLRLATAESVAKSIRIMIEKRKKRITLTGLGNLANFIFRYFPIFSNWLIWLNREKIKSQYTMIGGKKVNENAQVNNQYKEIITGVEGKVKTVLKSPNIKTY encoded by the coding sequence ATGAAGAACAATTACTTAAAAAATAAAGTGGCTTTGGTAAGCGGCTCAAGTATGGGTATAGGTAAGGCAATTGCTTGGGAGTTGTTGCAGCAAGGGGCAAAAGTAATTTTAAATGGGCGTGATTATGAAAAGTTAATACGTACAAAAAATGACTTTTCTACTAACGGTTTTAAGGTGAAGTCAGTAATTGCAGACATTCGGGATCAAGATAAATGCAAGTTTTTGATTGAGCAAACCATAAGTATTTATGGTCAACTAGATATTTTGGTGAATAACGCCGGCATGAGTAGTAGAGGGTCTATTGAACATTCTTCAGATAAAAATTTTACTATTCTTTCTGAAACTAATTTTACCGGTGCCGCCCACTTAAGTAAATATGCAATTCCCTTTCTAAAAGAAACAAAAGGTCATGTTATTTTTATAAATAGCGTTGCTGGTTTTAGAGGAATGCCTTTCAATTCTGCTTACAGTGCTTCTAAAATGGCTCAAGCAGCCCTGTCAGAAGCATTAAGAATAGAGTTATATGATTTTGGTATTCATGTTGGAATTGCCTTTGTGGGATTTACTCAAAACGATCCGGATAAAAAAATTTTGGACGTAGATGGTTCACTTGTGTATTTACCCAAACGTAACAATTTGCGATTGGCCACTGCAGAATCTGTGGCAAAGAGTATTCGTATAATGATTGAAAAAAGGAAAAAAAGAATAACCTTAACAGGATTGGGAAATTTAGCCAATTTTATATTTCGTTATTTTCCTATATTCAGTAATTGGTTAATCTGGCTTAATCGTGAAAAAATAAAAAGCCAGTATACAATGATCGGTGGTAAAAAAGTAAATGAAAATGCTCAGGTAAATAACCAATATAAAGAAATAATTACTGGGGTAGAAGGTAAGGTAAAGACGGTTTTAAAGTCCCCCAACATTAAAACTTATTAA
- a CDS encoding universal stress protein: protein MKTILYATDYSENSVSALRVAYILAKKFNAKLIIIHVFDIPITLASTVTLTYLKKEKKHYVKNRKMLKNFFAKHIDEPVNDLNISFVVDEENSVTNSLLEKAVKFSVDLICVGAKGTNTVKEFLLGNTAISLLRKSPCTLIVVPKGCEKIHFNKIIYATDFETADIFAINKLANIANKFNAQIRVVHITTGKENEVEAQMEWFKEDVRAKVDYAKIEFDLVFSEKFIEDLLWYLEHTKADVLAMLERKENTFYNKYFHSDLVKTMVKKSTVPLISFNVGGL from the coding sequence ATGAAGACTATTCTATATGCTACCGATTATTCAGAAAATTCCGTTTCGGCGTTACGGGTTGCATATATTTTAGCTAAAAAATTCAATGCTAAATTGATTATCATACATGTTTTTGATATACCTATAACACTTGCTAGCACGGTAACGCTAACCTACTTGAAAAAAGAAAAAAAACATTATGTTAAAAATCGCAAGATGTTGAAAAACTTTTTTGCAAAACATATAGACGAACCGGTAAATGATCTAAATATAAGTTTTGTCGTTGATGAAGAAAATTCGGTTACGAACAGTCTTTTAGAAAAAGCCGTTAAATTTAGTGTAGACCTTATATGTGTTGGAGCTAAGGGAACAAACACGGTTAAAGAGTTTCTATTGGGAAATACGGCAATTTCGCTTCTAAGAAAATCTCCTTGTACATTAATAGTGGTACCTAAAGGATGTGAAAAAATACATTTCAATAAAATAATTTACGCTACAGATTTTGAGACAGCAGATATTTTCGCTATCAATAAACTGGCAAATATTGCTAATAAATTCAATGCACAAATTAGAGTTGTACATATAACTACAGGAAAGGAAAACGAAGTAGAGGCTCAAATGGAATGGTTCAAAGAAGACGTAAGAGCAAAAGTAGACTATGCCAAAATAGAATTTGATTTAGTCTTTTCAGAAAAATTTATAGAAGACCTGCTATGGTACCTTGAACATACCAAAGCTGATGTATTGGCCATGTTAGAACGAAAAGAAAATACTTTTTACAATAAATATTTTCATTCAGACCTGGTAAAAACAATGGTAAAAAAAAGTACAGTTCCTTTAATAAGTTTTAATGTTGGGGGACTTTAA
- a CDS encoding PAS domain-containing sensor histidine kinase yields the protein MALNPVNKALRQKAEAEVKSTPLSPLDLTMDKVKSLVHELEVHQVELEMQNQELRETQQLLEKSRDEYSDLFDFAPVGYLIIDEKGTIVNINLTACHMLGVDRLQLKGKPFSAYLMIGDANSFFLNLRRAFSTGILENIEFIIHRKDNTNFNAQLSGTVDTNPNDNNRFCRIAMHDITEIRNMEILQVRHEDLEKENIKIEKYNLELEKVVLERTKELSEALESEKDINEMKSAFISIASHELRTPVTIIMSSVILMEKFINIGDYNKLDKHIQRIKLATTNFTSILDDFLSLEKLEKGIVRVKKETFDMFEFIRLLTEEMDSILKPEQQILYSHEGNPSTFQNQKILHNILVNLLTNAIKYSETDVVLNTINNNGELTIFVKDKGIGIPQEDQKNLFKRFFRAENVRDFQGTGLGLSIVKRYVELLGGSIEYVSALNKGSTFKIQLPERNPPLF from the coding sequence ATGGCCCTAAATCCAGTTAATAAAGCGTTACGACAAAAGGCGGAAGCAGAGGTTAAAAGTACACCTCTATCTCCTTTAGACTTAACTATGGATAAGGTTAAAAGTTTAGTGCATGAACTTGAAGTACATCAAGTTGAACTTGAAATGCAGAATCAAGAATTACGCGAAACCCAACAACTGCTAGAAAAATCAAGAGACGAATATTCTGATCTCTTTGACTTTGCCCCAGTAGGCTATCTAATTATAGATGAGAAAGGTACTATTGTAAACATAAATCTTACTGCTTGTCATATGCTAGGTGTGGATCGTTTACAACTAAAAGGCAAACCATTTTCAGCATATTTAATGATTGGTGATGCAAATTCATTTTTTCTTAATCTAAGGCGGGCTTTTAGCACAGGCATTTTAGAAAATATTGAATTTATAATACACAGAAAAGACAATACTAACTTTAACGCTCAATTAAGCGGTACAGTTGATACCAACCCTAATGATAATAATCGTTTTTGTCGTATTGCCATGCATGATATTACTGAAATTAGAAATATGGAAATTTTGCAAGTGCGGCATGAAGACCTAGAGAAAGAAAACATAAAAATTGAAAAATACAATTTAGAACTAGAGAAAGTAGTTTTGGAGAGGACCAAAGAGTTGAGCGAGGCACTTGAATCTGAAAAAGATATTAACGAAATGAAAAGCGCCTTTATCTCTATTGCTTCACACGAACTACGCACTCCTGTAACAATTATTATGTCATCAGTAATTCTAATGGAGAAATTTATAAATATTGGAGATTACAATAAACTAGACAAGCATATTCAACGTATTAAATTAGCCACTACAAACTTTACCTCAATATTGGATGATTTTCTTTCACTAGAAAAATTAGAAAAGGGTATTGTAAGGGTAAAGAAAGAAACTTTTGACATGTTTGAATTTATAAGGTTACTAACCGAAGAAATGGACAGCATTCTTAAACCAGAACAGCAAATTTTATATTCGCACGAAGGAAACCCTTCTACATTTCAGAATCAAAAAATACTTCATAATATATTGGTTAACCTCTTAACCAATGCTATAAAATACTCAGAAACAGATGTGGTTTTAAATACTATAAATAATAATGGTGAATTAACCATCTTTGTTAAAGATAAAGGAATTGGTATACCTCAAGAAGACCAAAAAAACCTTTTTAAACGGTTTTTTAGAGCTGAAAATGTTAGAGACTTTCAAGGAACAGGTTTGGGTTTAAGTATTGTAAAAAGATATGTAGAACTCCTAGGTGGTAGTATTGAATATGTGAGCGCCTTAAATAAGGGCAGTACGTTTAAAATACAATTACCAGAAAGAAATCCACCTTTATTTTAA